In Paenibacillus sp. G2S3, a single window of DNA contains:
- a CDS encoding copper amine oxidase N-terminal domain-containing protein: MKRFLSLLSISLLALILAVPAFAASKPIDVYINGSKVSFPAGSPYLANNSVLVPFRVVFEKLGLQVLWDAKTGTVTGKSSNLAITLKIGSNRATVNGTVKKLTTAPVSSAGTTYIPLRFIAEATGGTAVWNSTSRSVQITTPVSKGKDEAAITALIRLSNQYFNEEKATSFYSLMDSDSSYTQSVSDLNDSFLAFDIKNTIDSLDILDIKADEATVYTIESSRRVGGAYTPDTEDEYIYTLVRKNGSWKISSVESQSSSILLTREQALKPAANIPQNDADAIKGSITKYYQAMNEENPTAVLSTMTSYGEEYDSSLKADLDDFFASYDITYTPGISNIYYYSAKEAAIYVESKDKEASEEETYEQGLIYILSKSDTGVWTIDDTYNVYNKLVKS; this comes from the coding sequence TTGAAAAGATTTTTATCCCTCTTAAGCATAAGTCTACTGGCCCTCATACTTGCGGTCCCGGCTTTTGCAGCATCGAAACCAATTGATGTTTATATTAACGGAAGTAAGGTTTCCTTCCCCGCTGGATCCCCATACTTAGCGAACAATTCTGTACTTGTACCCTTCCGGGTTGTCTTTGAGAAGCTTGGACTTCAAGTTCTTTGGGATGCCAAAACTGGAACGGTAACGGGTAAAAGTTCAAATCTTGCGATTACCCTCAAAATTGGCAGTAACCGCGCTACTGTTAATGGAACCGTTAAAAAACTAACCACTGCACCAGTTTCCTCAGCTGGCACTACATATATCCCTTTGCGTTTTATCGCCGAGGCAACCGGGGGCACAGCTGTCTGGAATTCTACCAGTAGAAGTGTACAAATTACTACTCCTGTCTCCAAAGGTAAGGACGAAGCAGCCATTACAGCATTAATCCGTTTGTCTAATCAATATTTCAATGAGGAAAAAGCGACCAGTTTCTATTCTCTAATGGATTCAGATTCCTCTTACACACAATCTGTATCTGATCTTAATGATTCCTTTTTAGCTTTCGACATTAAGAATACAATTGATAGCTTAGATATCCTCGACATTAAAGCTGACGAAGCCACTGTATATACAATTGAAAGTTCTCGCAGAGTAGGTGGGGCTTATACCCCAGATACAGAGGATGAATACATCTATACCCTGGTCCGCAAGAACGGAAGCTGGAAGATCTCATCCGTGGAATCCCAAAGCTCCAGCATTCTCCTTACGCGTGAACAAGCTCTAAAACCAGCAGCCAACATCCCTCAAAATGATGCGGATGCCATCAAAGGCAGTATTACCAAGTATTATCAAGCAATGAACGAAGAGAATCCTACCGCAGTTCTTTCCACGATGACTTCATATGGAGAAGAATATGATTCCTCTCTCAAGGCAGATTTGGATGATTTCTTCGCTTCGTATGATATTACCTATACTCCAGGCATTTCAAATATTTATTATTACAGCGCCAAAGAAGCTGCTATATATGTAGAAAGCAAAGACAAGGAAGCAAGTGAAGAGGAGACTTACGAGCAGGGTCTCATCTATATTCTATCCAAGTCGGATACCGGTGTATGGACAATCGATGACACATATAACGTCTACAACAAACTTGTGAAATCCTAA
- a CDS encoding S41 family peptidase, which translates to MKSKKVISALLTSCLALSITFAPLASAADAAKASTDNSDLINEVMKLLENYNISDVDKDILIRGAIDGMVNTLDDPYSQYFNSEEAAQFEHAVDLEYVGIGVKLQYTPTELYIEEISPGSPAEKAGLKRGDTILKINGIPVDETDDSELSGAAGTKVTLLILRNGVTKSYVVTRNELNSTSVFGTLIGPKIAYISLSGFTQNSDEEFTAMLKKMRAAGMKSMVLDLRDNLGGYMDSAYNIASSFMDKGIMMYTSDQSGALTPVTITSGSKISVPVVILTNEYTASASEALTGALRDNKLATVVGTRSYGKARIQSLLPVSNGDMLKLTTQKYLTPKKEDFNHIGLAPDIEVKGKTAQLITALQIAGMKTLEVTGDHHILNINGVPFAGNVGLVKQGDKTYASSLVLAALVEGEITWDAKNKKVIVKSGTGTSTGFTLSSKEALSQNGETYIELNAFKKKFPALVWSYNATQKQLKLSVK; encoded by the coding sequence ATGAAATCCAAAAAAGTAATAAGTGCACTGTTAACCAGCTGTCTAGCTTTATCAATCACATTTGCTCCACTGGCTTCCGCAGCGGATGCTGCTAAAGCTTCCACAGACAACAGTGATCTTATTAATGAAGTAATGAAGCTATTGGAGAACTATAACATTTCAGATGTAGATAAAGATATTTTGATTCGCGGAGCAATTGACGGCATGGTGAACACACTGGACGATCCATACAGCCAATACTTCAATTCCGAGGAAGCGGCGCAATTTGAACATGCGGTTGATCTCGAATACGTTGGCATCGGTGTTAAACTACAATATACGCCAACAGAGCTCTACATCGAAGAAATCTCTCCAGGGTCTCCTGCTGAAAAGGCAGGCTTGAAACGCGGCGATACGATTCTCAAAATCAACGGAATACCTGTTGACGAAACGGATGATTCGGAACTGAGTGGAGCCGCAGGCACCAAGGTCACCCTGCTGATCCTCAGAAATGGTGTCACAAAATCTTATGTTGTCACCCGAAATGAATTGAACTCGACTTCCGTTTTTGGAACCCTCATTGGTCCGAAGATTGCCTATATTTCGCTAAGTGGTTTCACCCAGAATTCTGATGAAGAATTCACAGCTATGCTGAAGAAGATGCGTGCAGCCGGAATGAAATCCATGGTGCTTGATTTACGTGATAACTTGGGTGGCTACATGGATTCGGCATACAACATTGCCTCTAGCTTTATGGATAAGGGCATCATGATGTATACTTCTGATCAAAGTGGCGCGCTAACTCCTGTAACGATTACTAGTGGCAGCAAAATCAGTGTGCCCGTCGTAATTCTAACCAACGAATACACTGCAAGTGCCTCAGAAGCTCTTACGGGCGCCCTGCGTGACAACAAGCTAGCTACTGTCGTAGGCACTCGTTCTTATGGCAAAGCGCGTATTCAAAGCCTACTTCCGGTGTCTAATGGCGACATGCTGAAATTGACCACGCAGAAATATTTAACACCTAAAAAAGAAGACTTTAATCATATCGGTCTCGCACCGGATATTGAGGTAAAAGGCAAAACTGCACAGCTGATTACCGCCCTGCAGATTGCTGGAATGAAGACTTTAGAAGTCACCGGAGATCATCATATCTTAAATATCAATGGAGTTCCTTTTGCTGGTAATGTTGGTCTTGTGAAGCAGGGCGATAAAACTTATGCTTCTTCGCTCGTGCTGGCTGCGCTTGTCGAAGGCGAGATCACTTGGGATGCTAAGAATAAAAAGGTCATCGTAAAGAGCGGAACAGGCACGT